In Clupea harengus chromosome 25, Ch_v2.0.2, whole genome shotgun sequence, one genomic interval encodes:
- the LOC105888696 gene encoding NLR family CARD domain-containing protein 3-like, translating to MEECISPKRLNSSDDGTNRFQLRSPNSPVPSCLSMKSDRSMDLPNHFTGDIDEDEGQSIAEAVQTTTKSYLRQKFQCLFEGTAEHGHVRLLNEIYTDLYITEGDEGGVNKEHEVRQIETATRRTQEEGPAIKCNDIFKPLPGQDKPIRSVLTKGVAGIGKTISVQKFVLDWAEGKANQDIDFIFPLPFRELNLINEKHLSLVQLLQHLFTELKDMPLFNPEEHKVVFIFDGLDECRLLLDFHNSKPVFKVDDPASVDVLLTNLIKGNLLPSALLWITTRPAAADRIPPKCVDQVTEIRGFSDPHKEEYFRKRIHDENLASRAVSYLKSSRSLYIMCHIPVLCWILATVLETMLTETDSGEIPRSLTQMYTHFLIIQTSIKRDKYTEQKERDEEMILKLGKLAFQQLEKSNLIFYEEDLRECGMDVTEASVYSGVCTQIFREESGLYQGKVFSFVHLSIQEFLAALYVFLCFSNRERNMPDQQQTSQLSALFRAATLHDLHKTAVDLALQSANGHLDLFLRFLLGLSLESTHKLLDSLLKKTGSILLNTEETVEYIKKQIREDLEFNRVLNLFHCLNELNDRSMVEDMQRYLLSGCLPWPNNTIPSSSQLGWCYIPPRSCELLGSVLTQSSSLIRKLDLSGNKIEDCGVEMLSNGLANPKCKLEHLKLNNCSLTKRSCAVLASVLSSSSSSLRELNLSGNRILDAGVKLLTHGLNSTHCKLEVLRLHNCGLTDESCASLASALRSTRSHVRELHLSCNTLGQSGEKLLEALLKDPSYRLQRLTHDTLLHEDPFSPRSHDTLLHEDPFSPRSHDTLLHEDPFSPRSHDTLLHEDPFSLLPAAMTRSSTRIPSLPRRLVTSRSAAVTPHEKSTY from the exons ATGGAGGAGTGCATCTCTCCAAAGAGGCTCAACAGCTCTGATGATGGAACCAACAG GTTTCAGCTGCGGAGTCCCAACTCCCCTGTGCCCAGCTGtttgtccatgaagagtgacagaTCAATGGATTTGCCCAATCACTTCACAGGAGACATCGATGAAGATGAGGG ACAATCGATTGCTGAGGCTGTTCAGACGACGACAAAATCCTACCTAAGGCAGAAGTTTCAGTGTTTATTTGAGGGAACAGCAGAGCACGGACACGTCAGACTTCTCAATGAGATCTACACGGACCtttacatcacagagggagacgAAGGGGGGGTGAACAAAGAACACGaggtcagacagatagagacagcaACCAGAAGAACACAAGAAGAAGGCCCAGCCATCAAGTGTAATGACATCTTTAAACCCTTACCTGGACAAGACAAACCCATCAGAAGTGTGCTGACGAAGGGAgtggctggcattggaaaaacaatcTCTGTGCAGAAGTTTGTTCTTGACTGGGCTGAAGGAAAAGCCAATCAGGATATCGACTTcatatttcctcttcctttccggGAGCTGAATTTAATCAATGAGAAACATCTCAGTCTAGTACAACTCCTTCAGCATTTGTTCACAGAACTAAAAGACATGCCACTTTTCAATCCCGAAGAGCACAAAGTggtgttcatctttgatggcCTGGATGAGTGCCGACTTCTTCTTGACTTTCACAACAGCAAGCCAGTTTTCAAGGTGGATGATCCAGCCTCAGTGGATGTGCTGCTGACAAACCTCATCAAGGggaatctgcttccctctgctctcctctggatcaccacccgaccagcagcagctgaTAGGATCCCACCTAAGTGTGTGGACCAGGTGACAGAAATAAGGGGATTCAGCGACCCACACAAagaggagtacttcaggaagagaatcCATGATGAGAACCTGGCCAGCAGAGCCGTGTCATACCTGAAGTCATCCAGgagcctctacatcatgtgccacattccagtcttATGCTGGATTTTAGCCACTGTTTTAGAAACAATGCTAActgaaacagacagtggagagATCCCCAGAAGTCTTacccaaatgtacacacacttcctgatcatTCAGACAAGTATAAAAAGGGACAAGTACAcagaacaaaaagagagagatgaagagatgatttTGAAACTGGGAAAATTGGCTTTCCAACAGCTCGAGAAAAGCAATTTGATCTTCTATGAGGaagacctgagagagtgtggcatggatgtcacagaagcatcagtgtactcaggagtgtgtactcagatcttcagagaggagtctgggctgtaccaggggaaggtgttcagctttgtgcatctgagcattcaGGAATTTCTTGCAGCTTTGTATGTGTTCCTGTGcttcagcaacagagagagaaacatgcctgATCAACAGCAAACatctcagctctctgctctgttcagagctgcaacacttcatgacctacacaagactgcagtggatctggccttACAGAGCGCGAACGGACACCTGGACCTTTTCCTCCGCTTCCTTCTGGGACTCTCACTGGAGTCCACTCACAAACTCCTAGACAGCCTTTTGAAAAAAACAGGGAGTATCTTACTGAACACAGAAGAGACTGTGGAGTACATCAAGAAACAAATCAGAGAAGACTTAGAGTTTAACAGGGTGCTTAACCTTTTTCACTGTCTGAACGAACTGAACGACAGGTCCATGGTGGAGGACATGCAGAGATACTTGCTCTCCGGTTGTCTTCCCTGGCCTAACAATACCATTCCCTCGTCCAGTCA GCTTGGGTGGTGCTATATCCCTCCGAGAAGCTGTGAGCTGCTGGGCTCAGTTCTGACCCAAAGCTCGTCACTCATAAGAAAACTGGACCTCAGTGGCAACAAGATAGAAGACTGTGGGGTGGAGATGCTGTCGAACGGACTGGCAAACCCAAAGTGCAAACTGGAGCATCTCAA GCTGAATAACTGTTCCCTCACAAAGAGGAGCTGTGCCGTTCTGGCCTCAGTACtctccagcagctcctcctccctcagagAGCTGAACCTGAGCGGAAACAGGATTCTAGACGCAGGAGTGAAGCTCCTCACACACGGCCTCAacagcacacactgcaaacTGGAGGTGTTAAG ACTCCATAACTGCGGTCTCACAGACGAGAGCTGTGCTTCACTGGCTTCGGCACTGAGGTCCACCCGCTCCCACGTGAGAGAGCTCCACCTGAGCTGCAACACACTGGGCCAGTCCGGAGAGAAGCTTCTGGAAGCGCTGCTGAAGGACCCCAGCTACAGGCTGCAGAGGTTGAC CCATGACACGCTCCTCCACGAGGATCCCTTCTCCCCCCGCAGCCATGACACGCTCCTCCACGAGGATCCCTTCTCCCCCCGCAGCCATGACACGCTCCTCCACGAGGATCCCTTCTCCCCCCGCAGCCATGACACGCTCCTCCACGAGGATCCCTTCTCACTCCTCCCCGCAGCCATGACACGCTCCTCCACGAGGATCCCTTCTCTCCCCCGCAGGCTTGTCACGTCACGCAGCGCTGCTGTCACACCTCATGAGAAGTCTACTTACTGA